One genomic region from Panthera tigris isolate Pti1 chromosome D1, P.tigris_Pti1_mat1.1, whole genome shotgun sequence encodes:
- the LOC102967239 gene encoding olfactory receptor 8K3-like, with the protein MEKHNLTVVNEFILMGITQRPELQAPLFGLFLIIYVISVVGNLGLIILAKVDSRLQTPMCFFLKHLALTDLGYSTTVGPKMLASFVVEENTISYHLCATQGAFYIMFIISELFILSAMSYDRYVAICNPLLYPVIMSQRVCQVLMTIPYLYSTFVSLLVTIKIFSSSFCGYNVISHFYCDSLPLLPLLCSNTHEIELIILIFSVFDLMSSLLVIVVSYLLILAAIIRMNSAEGRHKAFSTCGSHLTVVTVFYGTLIFMYVQPESGHSFDADKVASIFYTLIIPMLNPLIYSLRNVDVKYAFHRIWKKVCSTFS; encoded by the coding sequence ATGGAAAAACACAACCTGACAGTGGTGAATGAATTCATTCTCATGGGAATCACACAACGTCCTGAGCTGCAGGCTCCATTATTTGGGCTCTTCCTCATCATCTATGTGATCTCAGTGGTGGGCAACCTGGGCCTGATCATCCTCGCCAAGGTGGACTCCAGGCTACAAACACCCATGTGCTTCTTCCTCAAACACCTGGCTCTCACTGATCTGGGTTATTCAACAACTGTAGGACCCAAAATGTTAGCCAGTTTTGTTGTGGAAGAAAACACAATTTCCTATCATTTGTGTGCCACACAGGGAGCATTCTACATTATGTTCATCATTAGCGAGCTTTTCATTCTGTCGGCTATGTCCTATGACCGCTACGTGGCCATCTGTAATCCTCTGCTCTATCCAGTCATCATGTCACAAAGGGTGTGTCAGGTACTGATGACAATCCCCTATCTCTACAGCACATTTGTGTCTCTTCTGGTCACCATAAAGATTTTTAGTTCATCCTTCTGTGGCTACAATGTCATCAGCCATTTCTACTGTGACAGTCTTCCCTTGTTGCCCTTGCTCTGCTCAAATACGCATGAAATTGAATTGATAATTttgattttctcagtttttgatTTGATGTCATCCCTTCTTGTAATCGTTGTGTCTTACCTGCTGATACTGGCAGCCATCATCAGGATGAACTCAGCTGAGGGTAGGCACAAGGCCTTTTCCACCTGCGGGTCCCACCTGACAGTAGTCACAGTGTTCTATGGGACTCTGATATTTATGTATGTGCAACCCGAGTCCGGTCATTCCTTTGATGCCGATAAAGTGGCATCCATATTTTACACCCTCATCATCCCCATGTTGAATCCCTTGATTTATAGCTTGAGGAACGTAGATGTTAAATATGCTTTCCATAGGATATGGAAAAAGGTATGTAGTACCTTTTCTTAA